One part of the Dioscorea cayenensis subsp. rotundata cultivar TDr96_F1 chromosome 2, TDr96_F1_v2_PseudoChromosome.rev07_lg8_w22 25.fasta, whole genome shotgun sequence genome encodes these proteins:
- the LOC120279961 gene encoding BURP domain-containing protein 3-like, which yields MNHIGSVLALCIILITPTATHALGNRVYWHKMLPNSPIPRAILDLDELDKEKFNVDLYDPVNNGFGYSINGYVSGASAPVHVHDVFNGTLFFLEKDVNPGSKFQLRFTKMASSSPLISRLQANTIPFSSNKLLEILTRIQVKPTSATASVMNKTLIECEGPTLDGESKHCATSLESMVEFIMLSLGTRDVQASSTTITEKSGNFEAKKTYNFASVGVHALGRDELVAACHLQPYPYAVFYCHTTEKTKAYTIALEGNDGTKVEAIAVCHCDTSKWNPKHLSFQVLKVKPGSVPVCHFMPEDDVLWTIRN from the exons ATGAACCACATAGGAAGTGTTCTTGCTCTCTGCATCATCTTG ATCACACCAACCGCCACCCATGCACTTGGGAACAGAGTTTACTGGCATAAGATGTTACCCAACTCTCCCATCCCGAGAGCCATTTTGGACCTTg ATGAACTGGACAAAGAAAAGTTCAACGTTGATCTCTATGATCCAGTGAACAACGGCTTCGGGTATAGTATTAATGGATACGTTAGCGGTGCCTCGGCACCAGTCCATGTCCATGATGTCTTCAACGGAACACTCTTCTTTTTAGAAAAGGACGTGAATCCAGGTTCTAAATTCCAACTCCGGTTCACCAAGATGGCCTCTAGTTCACCTTTAATATCTCGTTTACAGGCAAACACTATCCCCTTCTCATCAAACAAATTGCTTGAGATCCTAACTCGTATTCAGGTCAAGCCAACATCTGCTACCGCTTCTGTCATGAACAAGACGCTCATAGAGTGTGAGGGGCCAACCTTGGACGGAGAGAGTAAGCACTGTGCTACATCCTTGGAATCCATGGTGGAGTTCATCATGCTGAGTTTGGGAACGAGAGACGTGCAAGCAAGCTCGACAACAATAACTGAGAAGAGTGGTAATTTTGAAGCGAAAAAGACCTACAATTTTGCTTCAGTTGGTGTGCATGCATTGGGCAGAGATGAGTTGGTGGCGGCGTGCCACTTGCAGCCTTACCCATACGCAGTGTTTTACTGCCACACAACAGAGAAGACCAAGGCGTACACAATAGCGTTGGAAGGAAATGATGGGACGAAGGTGGAGGCTATAGCTGTATGCCATTGCGACACCTCTAAGTGGAACCCGAAGCACTTGTCTTTCCAGGTGCTCAAAGTGAAACCTGGGAGTGTGCCGGTTTGTCACTTCATGCCAGAGGACGATGTTCTGTGGACCATTAGGAACTAG